A window from Erythrobacter sp. YJ-T3-07 encodes these proteins:
- the mfd gene encoding transcription-repair coupling factor: MPDLSRILSAKQPLTFANLARGSQPLVMADLARAADKRAVFVAPDDSAMRAVADAARYFAPELSVIEFPAWDCLPYDRASPALSISTQRLSALHRLQAEKGAPQLLVTTANAVVQRMLTPFRIREAVRELKPGVHIGHESLTQLLQKQGYSRTDTVIDAGEFAVRGSIFDIFPSGLEQGLRLDFFGDELESLRLFDPNTQRTTGTIDSFLLLPASEVLLEDATIKRFRAGYRERFGANATQDPLYEAVSEGRRQAGMEHWLPLFEEKLATLFDHLGTSDPVVIDVGALAAFEERLGDIAEYRRTRTETAGQKAGSYRPLDPQALYLTEDEIGTTLETRPVHRATGFDEPESDTVMDFGFRSARDFAPERARGDNVYEAAAEHFKKIAKAGKRPLLAAYSKGSRQRIASILGEAGTELALAESWQEALGKSAPRNGGGKPTAMILPLDSGFASEDIELVTEQDLLGDRLVRRRKKRRDSDAFLSELQALSRGDLVVHTEHGIGKYLGLEPVTVGKSKHDCVMLQYKGGDKLYIPVENLEVLSRYGSSEDAVMLDRLGGEAWQKRRAQLRERIREIASELMRTAAQRALKKAPVLEADHASYNQFVDRFPWEETEDQERAIADVLGDLESGKPMDRLVCGDVGFGKTEVALRAAFVAAMGGQQVAVVAPTTLLARQHFQHFAERFAGFPLKVGRLSRLVSAKESSETRDALADGTMDIVVGTHAILSKSTKFKDLGLVIVDEEQRFGVTHKEKLKQLRADVHMLTLTATPIPRTLQMAMTGLRELSTIQTPPVDRLAVRTYVIEWDDMVIREALLREHHRGGQSFIVVPRISDMDPLLDWLHEHVPEVKVVPAHGQMSASEVEDRMSAFYEKKYDVLLSTTIVESGLDISSANTIIIHRADRFGVAQLYQLRGRVGRAKLRAYAYLTTPADEALSEVAEKRLKVLSDLDSLGAGFQLASHDLDIRGAGNLLGDEQSGHIREVGFELYQSMLEDAILAAKAGEMGLEKPAEDFSPQITVDAPIMIPEDYVPDLAVRMALYRRLNQASDKAEIEGLAAEMIDRFGELPSATQNLVRLIEIKHQAIEANIAKIDVGARGTLVTFHKDDFPDPVGLLAYVDKRAEAVKLRPDMKLVVNRAWGDPQSRLNGLFQLTKGLSAIAKRAAKKEKAPA, translated from the coding sequence ATGCCCGACCTCTCCCGCATCCTCTCCGCCAAACAACCGCTCACCTTCGCCAATCTTGCGCGGGGGAGCCAGCCGCTGGTGATGGCCGATCTTGCCCGCGCGGCAGACAAGCGCGCGGTGTTCGTCGCGCCCGACGACAGCGCGATGCGCGCGGTCGCGGATGCCGCGCGCTATTTCGCGCCCGAACTCAGCGTGATCGAGTTCCCCGCGTGGGACTGCCTGCCCTACGACCGAGCCAGCCCCGCGCTGTCGATCAGCACCCAGCGCCTTTCCGCGCTGCACCGCCTGCAGGCGGAAAAAGGCGCGCCGCAGCTGCTCGTGACCACCGCCAATGCCGTGGTCCAGCGCATGCTCACCCCGTTCCGCATCCGCGAGGCTGTGCGCGAGCTGAAGCCGGGCGTGCATATCGGGCACGAGAGCCTGACGCAGCTGCTGCAGAAGCAGGGCTACAGCCGCACCGACACCGTGATCGACGCGGGCGAATTCGCGGTGCGCGGGTCGATCTTCGACATCTTCCCCTCCGGCCTCGAACAGGGCCTGCGGCTCGATTTCTTCGGTGACGAGCTGGAAAGCCTGCGCCTGTTCGACCCGAACACGCAGCGCACCACCGGCACGATCGACAGCTTCCTCCTGCTGCCCGCTTCCGAAGTCCTGCTCGAAGATGCGACGATCAAGCGTTTCCGCGCGGGCTATCGCGAGCGGTTTGGCGCGAACGCCACCCAAGACCCGCTCTACGAAGCGGTCAGCGAAGGGCGGCGGCAGGCCGGGATGGAGCACTGGCTGCCTCTGTTCGAGGAGAAGCTGGCGACCCTGTTCGACCATCTGGGCACCAGCGATCCGGTGGTGATCGATGTCGGCGCGCTGGCTGCGTTCGAGGAGCGGCTGGGCGATATCGCCGAATACCGCCGCACCCGCACCGAAACCGCGGGCCAGAAGGCGGGCAGCTATCGCCCGCTCGACCCGCAGGCGCTCTATCTCACCGAAGACGAGATCGGCACCACGCTCGAAACGCGCCCGGTCCACCGCGCAACCGGGTTCGACGAGCCCGAGAGCGACACGGTCATGGATTTCGGCTTCCGCTCTGCCCGCGACTTCGCGCCCGAACGTGCGCGCGGCGACAATGTGTACGAGGCAGCGGCCGAGCACTTCAAGAAGATCGCCAAGGCAGGCAAGCGCCCGCTGCTGGCCGCCTATTCCAAGGGCAGCCGCCAGCGTATCGCCTCGATCCTCGGCGAAGCGGGCACCGAGCTGGCGCTGGCCGAAAGCTGGCAGGAAGCACTGGGCAAGTCCGCGCCCAGGAATGGTGGGGGCAAGCCCACGGCGATGATCCTGCCGCTCGACAGCGGCTTCGCGAGCGAGGATATCGAGCTGGTGACCGAGCAGGATCTGCTCGGCGACCGGCTGGTCCGCCGCCGCAAGAAGCGGCGCGATTCGGATGCCTTCCTCAGCGAGCTACAGGCGCTGTCGCGCGGCGATCTGGTGGTTCACACCGAACACGGCATCGGCAAATATCTCGGCCTCGAACCGGTCACCGTGGGCAAGTCCAAGCACGACTGCGTGATGTTGCAGTACAAGGGCGGCGACAAGCTCTACATTCCGGTCGAAAACCTCGAAGTCCTCTCCCGCTATGGCAGCAGCGAGGATGCAGTCATGCTCGACCGATTGGGCGGCGAGGCATGGCAGAAACGCCGCGCCCAGCTGCGCGAACGCATCCGCGAGATCGCCAGCGAGCTGATGCGCACCGCCGCGCAGCGGGCGCTGAAGAAGGCCCCCGTGCTGGAGGCCGATCACGCGAGCTACAACCAATTCGTCGACCGCTTCCCGTGGGAGGAGACCGAGGATCAGGAGCGCGCAATCGCCGACGTGCTGGGCGATCTGGAAAGCGGCAAGCCGATGGACCGCCTCGTCTGCGGCGATGTCGGCTTCGGCAAGACCGAGGTCGCGCTGCGCGCGGCCTTCGTCGCGGCGATGGGCGGACAACAGGTCGCGGTCGTGGCCCCGACCACCCTGCTCGCGCGCCAGCACTTCCAGCATTTCGCCGAACGCTTCGCCGGTTTCCCGCTCAAGGTCGGGCGGCTCAGCCGGCTCGTCTCCGCCAAGGAAAGCAGCGAGACGCGCGATGCGCTGGCCGATGGCACGATGGATATCGTGGTCGGCACCCACGCGATCCTTTCCAAGTCGACCAAGTTCAAGGATCTGGGCCTCGTGATCGTCGACGAGGAACAGCGTTTCGGCGTGACCCACAAGGAAAAGCTGAAGCAGCTGCGCGCCGACGTGCACATGCTCACGCTCACCGCCACGCCGATCCCGCGCACCCTGCAGATGGCGATGACCGGCCTGCGCGAGCTTTCCACCATCCAGACCCCGCCCGTCGATCGCCTCGCGGTGCGCACCTACGTGATCGAATGGGACGACATGGTGATCCGCGAGGCGCTGCTGCGCGAACATCATCGCGGCGGGCAGAGCTTCATCGTGGTGCCGCGCATTTCCGACATGGACCCGCTGCTCGACTGGCTGCACGAGCATGTGCCCGAGGTGAAGGTCGTCCCCGCGCACGGCCAGATGAGCGCGTCCGAGGTCGAGGACCGGATGAGCGCGTTTTACGAGAAGAAATACGACGTGCTGCTCTCGACCACGATCGTCGAAAGCGGGCTCGATATTTCCAGCGCGAACACGATCATCATCCACCGCGCCGACCGCTTCGGCGTTGCCCAGCTCTACCAGCTGCGCGGGCGCGTGGGCCGCGCGAAGCTGCGCGCCTATGCCTATCTGACCACGCCCGCGGACGAGGCGCTGTCCGAAGTCGCGGAGAAGCGGCTGAAGGTGCTGAGCGATCTCGACAGCCTTGGCGCAGGCTTCCAGCTCGCCAGCCACGACCTCGACATTCGCGGCGCGGGCAACCTGCTGGGCGACGAACAGTCGGGCCATATCCGCGAGGTCGGCTTTGAACTCTACCAGTCGATGCTGGAGGACGCGATCCTGGCGGCCAAGGCGGGTGAGATGGGGCTGGAGAAGCCCGCGGAGGACTTCAGCCCGCAGATCACGGTCGATGCGCCGATCATGATCCCCGAAGATTACGTGCCCGACCTCGCCGTGCGCATGGCGCTCTATCGCCGCCTTAACCAGGCGAGCGACAAGGCGGAGATCGAGGGGCTGGCGGCCGAGATGATCGACCGCTTCGGCGAACTGCCCTCTGCCACGCAGAACCTCGTCCGCCTGATCGAGATCAAGCATCAGGCGATCGAGGCGAATATCGCCAAGATCGACGTCGGCGCGCGCGGCACGCTGGTCACCTTCCACAAGGACGACTTCCCCGATCCGGTGGGCCTGCTCGCCTATGTCGACAAGCGGGCCGAGGCGGTGAAGCTGCGCCCGGACATGAAACTGGTCGTCAACCGCGCTTGGGGCGATCCGCAAAGCCGCCTCAACGGGCTGTTCCAGCTGACCAAGGGCCTCAGCGCGATCGCGAAGCGTGCTGCGAAGAAGGAGAAGGCGCCGGCCTAG
- a CDS encoding succinate dehydrogenase assembly factor 2, translated as MTSPSFESRLARAKFRAWHRGTREADYMIGGYFDRYHAEWGEEDLVWFETLLDYDDVEIMAWALKTQPIPPEMQGERIAIMQKLDYVDIPR; from the coding sequence ATGACCTCCCCCAGCTTCGAATCCCGCCTCGCCCGTGCCAAGTTCCGCGCCTGGCACCGTGGCACGCGTGAAGCCGATTACATGATCGGCGGCTATTTCGACCGCTACCACGCCGAATGGGGCGAGGAAGACCTCGTCTGGTTCGAAACCCTGCTCGATTACGACGATGTCGAGATCATGGCCTGGGCGCTCAAGACGCAGCCGATCCCGCCGGAAATGCAGGGGGAGCGGATCGCGATCATGCAGAAGCTCGATTACGTCGATATTCCGCGCTGA
- the recG gene encoding ATP-dependent DNA helicase RecG — MRPEILNPLFAEVDTLDGVGPKLKKPLEKLRCTRVRDVAYHWPDRFVTRRPVETLDEAGEGEQIIIALTVTEHRSGASRRAPYRVLATDSAGNVLALTFFGRASYTAKKQLPVGEKRRVAGKLERYGDMLQMVHPDHVLTMEDAALGQMREPVYSLAEGLTQPRMASLAAQALEKLPDLPEWIEPGMFAQQKWPAWADALRSVHARDDETAKDRLAYDELLANALALQLVRADNRRKRGRALAGDGHLRDKLQLPFPLTGAQERSIREIEGDLAQDAPMLRLLQGDVGAGKTVVALHAMLVAVEAGAQAALLAPTEILARQHFETLREMARPTGVEVALLTGRDKGRARESILMGLMDGSIQIVVGTHAIFQEAVQYRDLGLVVVDEQHRFGVSQRLQMAGKGRRPPHTLSMTATPIPRTLTLANYGEMEVSRLDELPPGRQAIDTRVVGMDRLPEVVEAVGRHLASGQQAYWVCPMVRDEEGMEKAAAEQRYAALKARFDDDAVVMVHGQLDPEVKDAAMARFASGQAKLLVATTVIEVGVDVPASTLIVIEQAESFGLAQLHQLRGRVGRGSEKSTCLLLRGNQLSETGQRRLALMRETQDGFRIAEEDLELRGGGELLGTRQSGDTPFRIATLEQMQRFLDPATADAKLLMDRDAGLEGERGEAARVLLYLMERDMGVRTLRGG; from the coding sequence ATGCGGCCCGAAATCCTCAACCCCCTGTTTGCCGAGGTCGACACGCTCGACGGTGTCGGGCCCAAGCTGAAGAAGCCGCTGGAAAAGCTGCGCTGCACGCGCGTGCGCGACGTTGCCTATCACTGGCCCGACCGCTTCGTGACCCGCCGCCCGGTCGAAACGCTCGACGAGGCGGGCGAGGGCGAGCAGATCATCATCGCGCTCACCGTGACCGAGCATCGCTCCGGTGCCTCGCGCCGCGCGCCCTATCGCGTGCTGGCGACCGACAGCGCGGGCAACGTCCTCGCGCTGACCTTCTTCGGGCGCGCTTCCTACACTGCGAAAAAGCAGCTGCCCGTCGGCGAGAAGCGCCGCGTGGCGGGCAAGCTGGAGCGGTATGGCGACATGCTCCAGATGGTCCACCCGGACCATGTTCTCACGATGGAGGACGCCGCGCTCGGCCAGATGCGTGAGCCGGTCTACAGCCTCGCCGAAGGGCTCACCCAGCCGCGCATGGCGAGCCTCGCCGCGCAGGCGCTGGAGAAACTGCCCGACCTGCCCGAATGGATCGAGCCGGGCATGTTCGCGCAGCAGAAATGGCCCGCCTGGGCCGACGCGTTGCGCAGCGTGCACGCGCGCGATGACGAGACCGCGAAGGACCGGCTCGCCTATGACGAACTGCTCGCCAATGCGCTGGCGCTTCAACTGGTGCGGGCGGATAACCGGCGCAAGCGGGGGCGTGCGCTCGCGGGCGACGGGCATCTGCGCGACAAGCTGCAACTGCCGTTTCCGCTGACCGGCGCGCAGGAGCGTTCGATCCGCGAGATCGAGGGCGATCTGGCGCAGGACGCGCCCATGCTGCGGCTGCTGCAGGGCGATGTCGGCGCTGGCAAGACGGTGGTGGCGCTGCACGCGATGCTGGTCGCGGTGGAGGCGGGCGCGCAGGCCGCGCTGCTCGCCCCGACCGAGATCCTCGCGCGGCAGCATTTCGAGACCCTGCGCGAGATGGCGCGGCCCACCGGCGTGGAGGTCGCGTTGCTGACGGGGCGCGACAAGGGCCGGGCGCGCGAGAGCATCCTGATGGGGCTGATGGATGGCAGCATCCAGATCGTGGTCGGCACGCACGCGATCTTTCAGGAGGCGGTGCAATATCGCGACCTCGGGCTGGTCGTGGTGGACGAACAGCACCGCTTCGGGGTCTCGCAACGCCTCCAGATGGCGGGGAAGGGCAGGCGTCCGCCGCACACGCTTTCGATGACCGCCACGCCGATCCCGCGCACGCTGACGCTCGCCAACTACGGCGAGATGGAGGTCAGCCGGCTGGACGAACTGCCGCCGGGCCGACAGGCGATCGACACGCGCGTGGTCGGGATGGATCGCCTGCCCGAAGTGGTCGAGGCGGTCGGGCGCCATCTCGCGAGCGGGCAGCAGGCTTACTGGGTGTGCCCGATGGTCCGCGATGAAGAGGGCATGGAGAAGGCCGCCGCCGAGCAGCGCTACGCAGCGCTCAAGGCCCGGTTCGATGACGATGCCGTGGTGATGGTCCACGGCCAGCTCGACCCCGAGGTGAAGGACGCCGCAATGGCGCGCTTCGCCAGCGGACAGGCAAAGCTGCTGGTCGCGACCACGGTGATCGAGGTCGGCGTGGATGTGCCCGCCTCGACGCTGATCGTGATCGAGCAGGCGGAAAGCTTCGGCCTTGCCCAGCTCCACCAGCTGCGCGGGCGCGTGGGGCGGGGGAGCGAGAAATCGACCTGCCTGCTGCTGCGCGGCAACCAGCTGTCGGAGACCGGCCAGCGCCGCTTGGCCCTGATGCGCGAGACGCAGGACGGGTTCCGCATTGCCGAGGAAGATCTGGAGCTGCGCGGCGGCGGCGAACTGCTCGGTACGCGCCAGTCGGGCGACACGCCCTTCCGCATCGCCACGCTCGAACAGATGCAGCGCTTCCTCGACCCGGCGACTGCCGATGCGAAGCTGCTGATGGACCGCGATGCCGGTCTGGAAGGCGAACGGGGCGAGGCGGCGCGCGTGCTGCTCTATCTGATGGAGCGCGACATGGGCGTGCGCACGCTGCGGGGCGGTTAG
- a CDS encoding low molecular weight protein-tyrosine-phosphatase yields the protein METPAILFVCLGNICRSPLAEAAFRDAADKAGLDAEADSAGTADYHVGSPPDPRSVEEASRHGIDISGYSGRQLVVEDFHRFTHIFAMDHQNLRNIEALRPEGSRAHVSLLMDLVPGREGAAIADPYHDGEEQFEATWEDVDAAARALVERLAERD from the coding sequence ATGGAAACACCCGCGATCCTGTTCGTCTGCCTCGGCAATATCTGTCGCTCTCCGCTGGCCGAAGCCGCGTTTCGCGACGCTGCGGACAAGGCCGGGCTTGACGCCGAGGCGGACAGTGCGGGCACGGCGGACTACCACGTCGGCAGCCCGCCCGACCCGCGCAGCGTGGAGGAAGCCTCGCGCCACGGGATCGACATTTCGGGCTATTCCGGACGCCAGCTGGTGGTCGAGGACTTCCACCGCTTCACGCATATCTTCGCGATGGATCACCAGAACCTGCGCAATATCGAGGCGTTGCGGCCCGAGGGATCGCGCGCGCATGTCTCGCTGCTGATGGACCTGGTGCCGGGCCGCGAAGGCGCGGCGATCGCGGACCCGTACCATGATGGCGAGGAGCAGTTCGAGGCGACGTGGGAGGATGTCGACGCGGCTGCGCGGGCGCTGGTGGAGCGGTTGGCAGAACGGGACTGA
- a CDS encoding DUF885 family protein, which produces MKHLLAATALALTVASPLTAGPVEDYTELREDVWQDMLDDNPTLATSVGDRRGDGQLGDMSIAAYDRNVAEDRAFLARLNVIEESALPEDLRVDYAILKSSLEDGIEGAQFDQTRYVLFTNRGGWFSWIASLPYSSPLFTKADYESYVARLEAYGAQNEAGIARSREAVARGLTQACGPMEGFEDQITGQMADSPEESGFWRPFEKRPSTISEADWAALQARARAALTDVVFPAYEDFLSFYTEEYAPKCRTGLPGVAETADGDDYYAYRVRSFTTTDMTPDQIHQLGLSEVARIRAEMVEVAKEAGFDSREAFIEHLRTDPQYYMTDEDEYLRYAAALAKHIDGWLPKLFGTLPRLPYTVLPIPAAQAPGNTTAYYEPGSAETGQAGIYRVNLTELDQRPLWELPALGVHEAVPGHHLQIALQQELDLHPLRRNGTFFTAFVEGWGLYSERLGIEMGLYDTPAKQMGRLSYEMWRATRLVVDTGIHSKGWTKSQAVTFMTDNTALSAANIDAEVNRYITWPGQALAYKIGELKIRELRARAEEALGDRFDLRAFHDAVLENGAVPLDVLEEHIDRWIAEQGEG; this is translated from the coding sequence ATGAAGCACCTGCTCGCCGCCACCGCACTCGCCCTCACCGTCGCCAGCCCGCTGACCGCCGGCCCGGTCGAGGATTACACCGAACTGCGCGAAGACGTGTGGCAGGACATGCTCGACGACAATCCCACGCTGGCGACCTCGGTGGGCGACCGGCGCGGCGACGGGCAGCTGGGCGACATGAGCATCGCGGCCTATGATCGCAACGTCGCCGAAGACCGGGCCTTCCTCGCCCGGCTCAACGTCATCGAGGAGAGCGCTCTGCCCGAGGATTTGCGGGTGGACTACGCGATCCTCAAGTCCTCGCTCGAAGACGGGATCGAGGGCGCGCAGTTCGACCAGACCCGCTACGTCCTGTTCACCAATCGCGGAGGCTGGTTCAGCTGGATCGCGTCGCTGCCCTACAGCTCCCCGCTGTTCACCAAAGCCGATTACGAAAGCTATGTCGCGCGGCTCGAAGCCTATGGCGCGCAGAACGAAGCCGGGATCGCCCGTAGTCGCGAGGCGGTGGCGCGCGGGCTGACGCAGGCGTGCGGGCCGATGGAGGGCTTCGAGGACCAGATCACCGGGCAGATGGCGGACAGCCCCGAAGAATCGGGCTTCTGGCGTCCGTTCGAAAAGCGCCCCTCCACCATCTCGGAAGCCGACTGGGCAGCCTTGCAGGCCCGCGCCCGTGCCGCGCTGACCGATGTGGTGTTCCCCGCCTACGAAGACTTCCTCAGCTTTTACACCGAGGAATACGCGCCAAAATGCCGCACCGGCCTGCCCGGTGTCGCCGAAACCGCCGATGGCGATGACTACTACGCCTACCGCGTCCGCAGCTTCACCACGACCGACATGACGCCGGACCAGATTCACCAGCTGGGCCTGTCCGAAGTCGCGCGCATCCGGGCGGAGATGGTCGAGGTCGCGAAGGAAGCAGGGTTCGACAGCCGCGAGGCCTTCATCGAACACCTGCGTACCGACCCGCAATACTACATGACCGACGAGGACGAGTACCTGCGGTACGCCGCCGCGCTCGCCAAGCACATCGACGGCTGGCTGCCCAAGCTGTTCGGCACGCTGCCGCGCCTGCCCTATACCGTTCTTCCGATTCCCGCCGCGCAGGCACCTGGCAATACCACCGCCTATTACGAGCCCGGCTCGGCGGAGACCGGGCAGGCGGGCATCTACCGCGTCAACCTGACCGAGCTGGACCAGCGCCCCTTGTGGGAGCTGCCCGCGCTGGGTGTGCATGAGGCGGTGCCGGGGCATCACCTGCAGATCGCGTTGCAGCAGGAGCTCGACCTCCATCCGCTGCGCCGCAACGGCACCTTCTTCACCGCCTTCGTCGAGGGGTGGGGCCTCTATTCCGAACGGCTCGGGATCGAGATGGGGCTGTACGATACCCCGGCCAAGCAGATGGGGCGGCTGAGCTACGAAATGTGGCGTGCCACCCGGCTGGTGGTTGATACCGGCATCCACTCCAAGGGCTGGACCAAGAGCCAAGCGGTCACCTTCATGACCGACAACACCGCGCTTTCGGCGGCGAATATTGACGCCGAGGTCAACCGTTACATCACCTGGCCGGGACAGGCGCTGGCGTACAAGATCGGCGAGCTGAAGATTCGCGAACTGCGAGCCCGTGCCGAAGAGGCGCTGGGCGACAGGTTCGACCTGCGTGCCTTCCACGATGCGGTGCTGGAAAACGGCGCGGTCCCGCTGGATGTGCTGGAAGAGCATATCGACCGCTGGATCGCGGAGCAGGGGGAGGGCTGA